The Salminus brasiliensis chromosome 4, fSalBra1.hap2, whole genome shotgun sequence nucleotide sequence ATTCAGGTCCGCAAGATCAAGTGTCTGCAAGTTTAAAGAAACAGTAGTGTTATGGTGCCTAATggtcattattaacattatgtaacattatGTGTGGGACTCAGATGGTTTATTTATGACGTGACCAGCTTTCTCCAGCTCCTTAACTCTCCTACTGTCAAGTCTCTGTGATGAAACCCTCTGATTTCTCTCTGCAGTCTGTAGTTTTCTTCAATAGACAAGACTTGAGCTGTATACAATGACCGTGACTGTGGTCAGTGTACTGTTTCTGCTGACAGTTTCTCTGTCTGTAAGTAGGTGTCATATTTACCGAAAAGTTTTATACACATTAAGTTTCATTATCTGCAATATTACAGTACTTTGTCATTTCTCCTGCAGAGCAGTGCACATGTCCTGCCCCTGAACATGGCTGAAGACTCTGTGGATGACTCCTATGAAGGCTGTAGGTCTGCCATGAACACGTTAGTGCGGTCAGAGTACATGAAACACGACAAAAATAACACTCCTGGTTTCGCAGCTGCCTGGAAAAATGCACTTGATCAATGTCCCAAAGATGGACTTGACAAAAACCAGTGTGCAGCCATATACCTGTACACAAGGAATTGTAGCGGAAATAAGGATTGCTCAGATTTACAATTTAACAAGGTTACTTCTAATGGAAAGGAAAAATACAAATTTGGAAATTTTCAGTTTTACACACTGCACTTCTTTCTGACTGATGCCATTAAGCAACTCAAACGAAATCGAACAGGGTGTGTGATCA carries:
- the LOC140554252 gene encoding NAD(P)(+)--arginine ADP-ribosyltransferase 1-like, giving the protein MTVTVVSVLFLLTVSLSSSAHVLPLNMAEDSVDDSYEGCRSAMNTLVRSEYMKHDKNNTPGFAAAWKNALDQCPKDGLDKNQCAAIYLYTRNCSGNKDCSDLQFNKVTSNGKEKYKFGNFQFYTLHFFLTDAIKQLKRNRTGCVITYRRTRDTFQTDVLNQTVRFGFFTSSSLKKDLIKFGNTSCFEVKTCFGAAVEKYSAFPKKNEVLIPPYEVFRISSIEKNTWCKVVYKLKSVGKRSDLQCAKTNSSSAAGAPSLYLTVLLLIQYTVQYRYSI